TGGCGACCTCCAGGCCGTGCGCGACAACAGGCTCACCTCGAACTATGTGACGATGGATACCTGGCGCGACTGGCGCAAGTTCTACGCCACCATTGCCCAGTGCAACCTGGCCATCGCCAAGCTGCCGGGCATCCCGGCGCAGGACGAGCGTTATTCCAAAACGGAAATGGAGCTGGACCTCGCGCAGGTGCGTTACATCCGCGCGTTCACTTATTTCTACATGGTGCGCGTTTGGGGCGATGTGCCTCTGATCACCGAAGTGGGCCAGGGCGATTTTGCCACCCTTCCACGTACGCCCCAGAACGAAGTGCTGGAATTCGCTTTCAACGAAGCCACGAACGCCATCGCGAAACTGCCCTGGCAGTTCGACGGTACCCATCCGGAGCAGACCGGCAACTACCGCGGTCAGGGCATCAGCCACTGGCGCAGCATCCTGGCCACCAAAGGCGCAGGGTTCACGCTGCAGGCGCACATCCGGGCATGGCAGAAGGATTATGAAGGCGCGCTGGCCGCCATCCAGGTGATCCGCGACAACGGCAGCAAAACCGGTTACGGCACCGTAAGCGTTACCGACCTGGTAAGCAACGCCGGTACATTCCGCGGCCGCAGGAACGAAAACATTTTCCAGCTGGATATGAACTTCGACCACGCGGAGATTTCGACGACGGGGCAGATTGAAAACTGGACGCTCCGCGCGCCGGACGTAGCCAAGAAGGAAGCGGAGATCTACGTGACGAAAGACAGTATCCTCAATATCTTCCCGCTGGCTTCAGACCTTCGCCTGACGACCTTCTTCACCGATATGGGTTCCATGCAGCCCATGTTCTACAAGATCAAGATGCTGAACGACGCGGTGAAGAACCCCACGCTGCGGTTCTTCAATTCCGCCATCGTGGTTTTCCGTTACGAAGAACTGTTGCTGCTCCAGGCCGAATGCCAGCTGCGGACGGGTAACTTCTCCGGCGCGCTCACCCTGCTGAACGACCGCCGCGGCAACCGCAACCTCACGCCGGTGCTCAATACTGTTTCGGAAGAGCAGCTGCTGGATGAAATCTTCCAGGAACGCCGCCGCGAGCTCATCGGCGAAGGATGGCTGTGGTACGACCTGGTGACCTTCGGCAAAGTGCCTGAATTCACCGGCCTCTCGCAGGCGGATGTGGACAACGGCGCCATCTACTGGCCTGTTTCCCGCGCAGCGCTCAGCCTTAATCCCAAACTCATCCAAACCAATTACTGGAAGTAAAAACCGGACATATGAAAAAGTTTTCCTTCAGTATCCCGCTTCTCGCCGCCACTATGCTGGCCGCTACTTTTTCCTGTGAGAAAAAGAATGTCGAATACCGCGACATGCAGCCTGTCCGGGAAGTGAACATGTCGACTTACGACTTTATCAAAAGCGCCAACAAAGGCGGCTTGTACGATACACTTATTTACCTGCTTGACAAAACCGGTTTGGCTGACAAGCTGAAAGCCGGCAATGTGACCTTCTTTGTTCCGCAGGATTTTTCCATCAGGGCGGCGATGTATGACGTCAATTTTACGCGTGAAAAGCGCGGCGATCCCGGCAACTGGACGGTGGACAGCATCCGCATCGGCATCTGGGACACGCTGTTGTCGCGCTACATGCTCGAAGGCCGTTACGACCTGGATACGCTGCGTTATGCAGATGGCATGAACCTGGTGACGCCTTACGGGTATGAGATGAACGGCAAGGCCATCATCACCACGGCTTCGGGCATCGAAGGCGGCGGGTCTACCGTGATCCAGTTTTCGGATAAGAACGAAAGCCGTATCATGAAAAACTGGGTGATGGCAACGACGGAAGCCGCCAACCTCAAAACCACGAGCGGCATCGTGCACATGCTGGAGCCCAAGCACATCTTCGGGTTTTCTTCTTTCTCCCGTATGTCTTACCCGCCTGTTCGCCGGCCTTATTTCGCCAACCCGCTGCCCATCCCCGGGCACATCGAGCTGGGGTATTACGACCACGGCGGCGAAGGGCTTGCTTATCACGACAACGAAATCGCGGCAAGAGGGACATCTTCGTTCCGGAAAGACGAAGGCGTGGACCTGGACAATTGCAGCGAAGGCTTGTATAACACGGGTTACACCAACATCGGCGAGTGGCTGCGGTTTACCGTTCAGGTGAACTATGCCGGCCGCTACCGCCTGTATTGCAAGGTGGCATCCCCGAACGACCACGGCCGCCTGCGGATCGAAGTGGATGATGTGAATGTTTCCGGTAGTATGGTAGTGCCGAAATCCGGCGGATATCAGAACTGGAGAACGCTGATGGTTGATAATATCCAGCTGACAGAGGGTACCAAAACCATCTATCATTACCTGGAAACAGGCGGATACAATGCCGGCAGGTTTGCTTTCATACCCATGGACCGGGTGCCCTACAACATCCAGCCACACAGCATTCCGGGCAACATTTTCGCAACGGAATTCGACTTTGGGCTCCCGAACGAATCCTACTACGATTCCGATGAAGGTAACAAAGCCAATGGCAAAGCGGAGCACCGCGTGTTCGAAGGCCCCGACTGTGAGAAAGTAAATGAAATGCCCGGCACTTATGCGATCAGCCACGGTGTAAAAGGCGAATGGCTCACATATTCGGTGGATGTGAAACAAGATGGCGATTACCAGATCGTATTCCGCACCAGCGGCACCGGCGCCGCCGGCAAGCTGCGCCTGGAGATGGATGGAACGGACATCACCGGAACGGTAGCCGTACCCGTTACAGGCGCTTATGGCACATACAAGGACTTTAACGGTCCTGTGGTACACCTGACCGCCGGCCGTCACATTCTGAAGTATGTGAATGGCGATGCCGGTTTCAACCTCTATCAAATCAAATTCATCGCCCAATAAAAACAGTCCGAATGCAAAAGAGAACAACACGAGAACTGAGGCGCTTATTCTTTGCCGCACCGCTGCTGGCCCTGCTGGCGGGTGTTTCAGGCTGTTACAAGAATTTGATTCCCGATGAAAAGGATCACCTCAGCAATAACATGAACTACACGACGGAAACATTCGTCGCCACGCTTGGCGAGAACAATGCTTTCATCAACGTGTTCAACGCCGATTATTCCACCCAGCCGCTCACGTTCACGATCGAAAACGTGCGCAGCGGCGATAAATCGCCCGCGCCCCAGCTCCGCGCACTCGTGGATACGCGGCAATGGAAAACCTGGTACTCCGGCAACGAGAAGTCTATCCAGGAGATCTACGACAAAACTTTCACCGCCAAACGTCCCATTCTCGATATCCGCGAGAATTCCGGGGAGATCATCTTTTGGAACGTGGATTCGCTCACGGTGCCATACGGTGTGTATTACTTCGATGTGCGGGTGAAGAACAACGGCGGAGAGCGCCTGTTCTCTAACCTGATACTCGACCTGCGCCGTCCGCACCCCTTCGAGCCATACACCCACGACGATATCACGGGCATCCAGAAGCCGCTGACAAGCGGTGGCGTGGTGAAGGCACATGATACGCGGAACGTGCGCGACTATATGCAACGCGTACTGCCCAAAGACAGTGTGGACGTATTTTTCGTGAAAACCGGCAACGCCGCCAATACGGTTTCTTTCCGGTTCTTCAACCGCGACTCTTCCGTTATCCCCCTGACCGTGTTCGACGTACAGCGTTGGGACAGCATGTACTATTACAGCCCGATGGCCAACACGCAGGTGGAATTTGGTTTTAACCGCCGGTTCGACACCGACAGCACCATCGTTACCTACGACATTCCGAACCCTTTCCCGGTGTTGACGGATGTTTCAGGCGGGCTGGACATGGCTACGGTTTATTTCGATTTCAAGCGCGTGAACTTCGGCCGGCAGGAGCTGGGCTTTGTAGCCCTGAAGTTCGCCATCCTCGAGCCCGGGGAATGGACCATTGCCGTCAAATTCAGGCAGACGCCCAAATTCGAAGACGACTGATTTCGTAAACACCAAGTAAAAAAGAAACTGATATGCGAATTATATACCCAAAAGCGGTGGCGCTTTGTACGGTCTTCCTGCTTTTTGCGTGTGGCGTAGCCCTGGCGCAGCAGAAGATCACGATCAAGGGGAGGGTCACGGATGCGCAGTCGCATTCGGGGATTCCCGGCGTGAGCATCGTGGATGCAGACCTGAAGAAAGGTCTTGCCGTGACGGATCCCAACGGTAATTTTACCGTTACCATTGAATTGAATAAAAACCTGTTGTTCCGGTTTATAGGGTACGAAGACAGGGTACTCAAGGCCAGCAAAGCCGAACTGAACGTGTCGTTGTCGCCCGCGGAGAAATTCCTCAAGGAATCCGTGATCGTGGGTTACCAGACGCGCAGCAAGGAAACGGTGACAGGCGCGGTGTCGATGATCAACAGAAAAGATATCCAGGACGTACCGGTAACCAACCTGGAGCAATTGCTGCAGGGTAAAGTAGCCGGGATGAACATCCAGAATATCAGCGGCGCGCCGGGTTTCGGCGGCTCCATCAACATCCGCGGTATTTCCCAGCTGAACATTTCGGGCGGCGGCGATGAGGCTTTCCTTTCCAGTTCCAATCCCCTGCTCGTGATCGACAACGTGCCGGTGGATTATGACGGCGGTATCGATCAGTCGATGCTTCAGCCCGGCGCGGCCACCGGCCCGCTTTCGCTGCTGCCTCCGGAGGATATTGAATCGATCGAGGTATTCAAGGATGCGCAGGCGGCTTCGCTGTACGGTTCCCGCGGGGCCAACGGTGTAATCGTGATCACGACGCGCCGTGGGAACTCGGCCGTTCCCATCATCAACCTGAACAACAGCATCTTCCTCAACACCCCGCCGCAGTTGCGGCCGGTGCAAGGCGGCAATCTGGAAAGGGATTTCCGGACCTACACGATCCTCAACCACAGCGAATACGATTTCCTCGCGAAGCAACAGTTCGCGAATGCACAGTTCCTGTCCGACAGTTTGAACGGGTTTTACAATAACAGTACCGACTGGCAGGGACTTTTCTACCAGCGAACCATCAACTCCAACAACAACCTGCAGATCAGCGGTGGCAACACTAAGATGAACTACAAGGCGAACCTCTCGTACCAGATGAACCAGGGTATCATCAAGAACACCGGTTTTAACAAGTACGTCGCCAACATGCAGCTGAACCTCATGCCCACCGACCGCCTCCGCATCAGCGGCCAGCTTTTCGCGGCGCTTGGCCAGAAGCAGCGCGGCAATGGCGGCGGCCTCACCGGCAACGGCGCGGGCAACGCTTTCACCAGCTCCCTGCTGCCTGGCCCGTCTCACTTCCTGGAGTTCCCGGAATTGAGGGCGTATATCGAGAACGTGGATGATAACAACACGGTGAATATCCGCTCTTACCTGAGCGTGGATTATGAACTGTTCAAAGGCCTCCGCCTCACGTCCGCCACTTCCTACGATTACTATACCGACACCCGCGACCGCTTCAACCAGGCGTTCAGCAACAACAACCAGACGATGGTGTACGGGTACGTTTCCCGCCGGGGTGAACTGAACACCCGCAACGGCCTGGCGTATAACTTCAACTCGAACCGAGAGAATACCGAAAAAGGCCACAACGTGCTGTTGAGTGCTTTCACGGAAGCGAACATCAAGGAACGGGAAGACCACATCCGCGACATGCGTAACGGCCCGAGCGACTTCTACTGGGGGCCCCGCGGCTACAGCCCCCGCTTTTACCCGGGCAACCCCTGGAATAATCCGGATGGCCACAACGTGAACGGCACTTCCGAAAGCGCCACCTATCACGCGCTATCCTTCGCCGGGGTGCTTTCCTACAACTTCCGCACGAAATACAATATCGACCTCTCGTACCGGGCAGACGGTAACTCCAATTCCGGTACTTCCAGCCGTTATGCCATCAACCCCTCCATCGGCTTGCGGTACAACTTTACCAAGGAGTCGATTTTCAGGGATTTGAACTTCATCGACTACGGTTCTATCCGCGGTTCTTACGGGATCAACAGCCGTCCGGCTTCCACCCGCGTGAACTCGCTCGGCTTCTACAACATCTATTCCGATTACAACAACATGCCTGCAATCGGTCCCGACTGGGGTATCATGCCGAACCCGAACCTGCAGTCTGAAAAGGCTTACCAGTACAACTTCGGTTTCGAAACGAGCATGTTCAAAGGAAGGGTATCGCTCAACTACGATACCTATTTCAAGGAAACTTACAACATCCTCCAGGACCAGGTATTGTCTGACGTAACCGGTTACGGCAGGATCCAGGTGAACGGCGGCGCCATCGTGAACTATGGTCATGAGATGGTGCTCACCGGCCGGCCTTTCGTATCCACTAAAGCCGGCGGCTTTTCGTGGAGCGTGACGGTAAACGGCGCCATCGCCCGCAGCGTGATCACCAAGCTGCCCGGGGATATGCAAATGTCGCGCTACAACGACGGCGCGCCGTTCTACATCGACCTGGCGCGCAAGGTAGGCCGCAACCCGATGAGCAACTATGTGTTCCAGACAAACGGCATTTACCAATACGATACCGAAGTGCCGGTGGATCCGGTACGCGGCGTGCGCTACAAAACCAACCGCGGCAACGGCGTTACTTACTTCCAGGCCGGCGACCCCGTTTGGCGCGACATCAACGGTGACTATTTCCTGGACGACCGCGACGACAACATTCTTTCCGGCAACCCGGAGCCCCTCGTAACGGGTGGTGTAAGCTCAACCTGGAGCTACAAGAACTTCTCGCTGAATGTATTTGCATCATACCTGGCCAAACGTACCATCGTGAACACGGCGATGACGGCGCGCCTCATGAAAATGACGCAGCCCGCCAACCTCGAATATTCCGGCGAGCCCGGCGGCGGTATCAATATCTATGACCTGGAGTTGCTCGATTACTGGAAAAATCCCGGTGATCAGTCGAAGTACCCCAACATTTACTATGTGTGGAGGAACGGGCAGATCCGTCCTTTCCGTGCCGACCAGTCGTTGTGGGAAGAAGACGGTTCTTACTTCAAGATCAACCAGATTACGCTGGCGTATACGTTCCGGGATTTCAATTTCATGAAGAGAGCGAAGCTGCGCTCGCTGCGCGCGTATGCAACGGCGTTCAACGTGGCGATCTTCTCCAATTATTCCGGACCGAACCCCGAGAGCGTGAGCCAGCTGGGCCGCGACAATATCAATGGCTATCCGAACGCGCGCACTTATACCGCGGGTATTACAGCCGAATTTTAACGAAGTAAAAAACAGAATATGAAAAGGTGGTTATCAATATGTTGTTTAGCGGGAGTGATGGCCGGAGCCGGACTCAGTTCCTGCAAAGACTTCCTGGACGTGAAGCCCAACGACCGTTTCACGGGAGCGGATTACTGGAGGAACGCCAACGACGCCCGCATGGGCGTGAATGCGGCTTACTCGCAGTTACGCGATCAGTATACCAAATGCATTCAATATAACTTTGCGGACTTCCGCCCCGGGAACTACGATTTCTGGAACAAGAACAATTTCCGCGCGATCGCCCAGAACGATCTCCGTAGTTCCGCAATTACCGGGACCGACGGCGCCAACGTGCCGCGCGAGAACTGGGAAACCTGGTGGAAGTCCATTGCCGCCGCCAACCTGGCCGTAGCCCGCATCGGCGGGATGAACGCCAGCCAGATCGGAGACATCGAGAAGGCGCAGCTGATCGGGGAGGCACGGTTCGTGCGTTCCTATGTGTACTACTGCCTCGTACAGAACTACGGGAATGTACCGTTCCAGTTTTCGCCTTATGAGCTGGATATGAAACCCAGGATCAGCCATGTCGACATTCTCGATTCCTGCATCGTGGACCTCCGCAAGGCGGCAGACGCGCTGCCGGTGGTTTACAACGACCCTACTTTCCGCGCCGTTCGCGCCACCAAAGGCGCGGCGCTGACCCTGATGGCGCACATGTACATGTGGCAGGCAGGGTTCGACAAACCGCGGGCGGAAGAACTGAACCGCAAAGCTGCGGCGGCCTGCAAGGAAGTGATGGACCTGAAAGTGTATAAACTGCTGCCGTATGAAGACGAGCTGATCGATAACATTTTCAAAGGCCGTTCGGAGGAGGGTATCTGGGAAATTTCGATGGACGTGAACTACGGGAACATCACCGGCAACTTCATTTCGCAATGGGTGCTGCATCAGCCGATCATCGCTTCCGCCACCAACGTATACGGCGGCCTGGGCAGCGAAATCACGATCAAACGCGAATACCTCGACATCCTGTATCCTCCCGGAGAATCCGACAACCGCTTCACACTGTGGTTCGACGATCCGTATAATTCCGTGAATCCGCAATCGCAGATGTTCCTGAAGTATTCCAGCGTTTCGGACCCGATCGCCCGCCGGTATGATGCCAACATGATCGTTTTCCGCTATTCCGGGCTGTTGCTCCTCCGCGCGGAAGCGTTGGCGAATACGGGCGACAGCGACGGCGCCAGGGAACTGCTGAACGAAGTGCGCCGCCGCGCGCAGGCCAGCGAATTTGTAGGGATCGACGGGCAGGTGCTGAAAGACGCTATTTTCCTCGAAAGGGTGAGAGAACTCTGGGGCGAAGGCCACCGCTGGTTCGACCTGGTGCGCACCGGCCGCGTGACCGACATCTCGCAATGCGAAAACGCATTGTCGCAGGATGAATTCGACCGCGGCGCCTGGACCTGGCCCATTCCCATCGCAGCCATGCGGAAAAATCCGAAGATCACCCAAACCGCCTATTGGGCACAATAACCCGTCAATTATGAAGCGTATGAAAAAGACACTCGCCTGCCTGCCGATCCTGGCCGCCGCTTGCCTGCTGTTTACCTCCTGCAAGAAGGAGTATTACAAAGACGGCGGACTGGCCAACCCGGTCTATAATGGCACTATTTACGATTACCTCACCGAAAAAACCATGTACTTCGACAGCGTCAAGCATGTTATCGACCTGGCGGGAATGAAGGACATGTTCACCAACGATACCATCACTTTTTTCGCATTTACCGACGACGCCATCAAAGCGGCGATGAATGAAGTGAACGCCCATCGTTTCGCGGCGCAGGAAGATTCCGTTACGATGGACGATATTGGTCCTGAAGTATGGAAGCAATTCATCAGCATGTACATTTTGCGCGGCAAACGTATGGCCGGATCCTTTCCCAGGGTGGCCCGCGAGAATATCCGCGCTTTCCCCGGGATCAACTATGTGATGCTGAGCGGTTACATCCTGAATATAGGTCTCGAATACACGAACTATCGCGGTGTGGAAGCCATCGGCCCCAGGATACTCTACCTGACCGACGTCACGTTTGACCCGACGGATTTCAGGAATAACAGCAACATCCGCGTCGCTTCTTCCGACATCCAGCCGCATAACGGGGTGGTCCACGCACTTAACTACCTGCATACCCTCGGCTTCCGCGGAGGCGAATTCAGGCGCGTGGCACTCGATTATTTAAGGACCAAAGAATAACGTAACTCATGAAAAGCAAAATATACCAGGGAATGCTGGCGCTGGCGATGATCGCCGGCGTTGCAGCCTGTACGAAGGAATCGGTGGACAGCGACGGGAAAAACCCTTACGGCGACCCCGTGGAAGCCTCCATCATCTTCGCCGAAAATTCCGTGAACCCCGCAAAGGGATACGTGAACGACGAAGTGCTGGTGCGCGGGACTGGATTCCTCAAACATAAAGACAAACTCGAAATCCTGTTTAACGGCGAGAAGGCGGAGATCCTGGAAGTCACCGACTCCGCGGTTAAAATCAAAATCCCAGAAATGGCCAGCTCCGGCGCGATCAACGCCAAAGTAGGCGATGAGTTCTACTTCGGGCCTTTTTTCCGGGTGTTTGGAAAGTTGCAGGTAGATACGACGTTTAACAGCCAGCGCGGCGCCAACGGCCTCATCACCTACATTACCGCGGCTAATGATGGTAAATACGTCATCTCCGGCCGGTTCAACGACTACGACGATGCCAAAAAGGCCGGGGGGGTAAACCGTATGGCCCGCATCAACGCCAACGGAACGATCGATAATAACTGGGAATATGGCTGGCAAACCGGCCCCCAGGGCGATGTGTACAGTTCCATTTACCTGCCGCAGGAGCAGAAATTCCTGGTGGCGGGAAGTTTCAACCGTTATGCGCGTACCCAAAACGTGTACAGCATCGCGAAGCTGAACTTCAATGGTACGATGGACTCCAGCATCATCATCCTGCCATCCCAGAACACGGGGATTACTTCGTCCCTGGCAGGCGGCGTGCGCGGCGTGATCAATAACCTGCATATCCTGCCCGACGAAAAGATCCTGGCGGTGGGCGATTTCCGTTATTACGTGAAACCCGACTTCAACCTCACATCCACCGCCGGCGTGGATTCCATGCACCTGGATTCCACTTTCGTGCAGCATATCATCAAACTGCACCCCGACGGCGTGCTGGATACCTCCTGGAACTACGACCTGAACGCACATCGCGGGTTGCCGACGGTGAACGGGCGTATTTACAAATCGCACCTGCTGCCCGATGGTAAAATCCTTATCGCGGGGAACTTCACCACTTACAAAGGACAGCCAGCGCCGCGTATCGCGCGACTCAATGCAGACGGTACCCTGGATAATTCGTTCCAGCCCGGTTCCGGCGCGGACCTGCTCATTTACGACCTGTTCGTGCAAACAGACGGGAAGATCATCCTGGCGGGCGGCTTCAGCCGGTTCAACGGCCAGCTGGCCAACCGCGTAACCCGGCTGCTGCCCGATGGCGCGGTGGACCCCGGTTTCAGCGTAGGAGCGGGGCCCGATGGTACCAAGATCGACCAGATCGGGGTACTGCCCAACGGTGTTATCCTCCTTACGGGTACTTTCCGGAAATTCGCCAATCTGTCGCGCAATAACTTCATCGCGCTGAACCCGGACGGGTCTGTTCACCAAACGTACAACGCGATCGGCGGCCTGCGCTATGCAACGGCGTCCGACGACGGTACGGTGATGGAAATGATGAATGTTCCGGGAGAAAATGCGGTGATCCTGGTGGGCAACTTCGACACGTTCGACAGCCGTACTGCCAACCGGATCGTGAAATTGAAATTTGAATAGACGAGGGGAAATCAGACAATAAAGAAAAAGCCATAAGACTTGATCTTATGGCTTTTTTTGTTGTTTGGGACGATTATTATTATTTCTTCGTTTCTGACCGTTGCGTGGCTTCCCTTGTCCGCCTCCGCTGCTTCCGCCGCGATGGTGGCTGCCTCCGCGACCGTTTCCGCCTCCGCCGCCCGGCCTGCGGACTTTGGGGGTGTATTCGGGTACGGGCCCCAGTTCAGGGGGCACGGTGGCTTTGTCTACCGGTTTGCCCAGCAGCTCTTCGATGCGGGAAAAACGGCCCTGTTCCTTGGGACTGATGAACGTGTATGCGGTACCGTCAGTAGCGGCGCGGGCGGTACGGCCGATGCGGTGGATGTAATCCTCGCCGTCGTTGGGCACGTCGTAGTTGATCACCAGGTCGATGTCTTCGATATCGATGCCGCGGCTGAGGATATCGGTAGCCACGAGTACTTTGGATTTGCCGTTTTTGAAGTTCAGGAGCGATTGCTCGCGTTTGTCCTGTTCCAGGTCCGAGTGGATTTCCTCGACGGTGAATTTGCCACGGCGCAGCACGGCGGCGAGCGTTTTCACGTTTTGCTTGCGGGAGCAGAAAACGATGACGCTTTCGGTCGGGCGGCTGCTGAGGATATGCTTGACCAGGGGGACTTTCTGTTCTTCATGCACCACAAACGCTTCCTGTTTGATGCGTTCTGGCGGTTTGGAGATGGCGATGTTCACCTGGATGGGATCCTGGAGGATTTTGAGCGCCAGTTTGCGCATTTTTTCCG
Above is a genomic segment from Chitinophaga pollutisoli containing:
- a CDS encoding RagB/SusD family nutrient uptake outer membrane protein, with product MRKIWIGGLVVMMAAGWTSCKNMLDIESTRAVTEENMWATKNDAWAGSFACYGLLRAAMCNENAYWSHGELRAGQFTITKRGDLQAVRDNRLTSNYVTMDTWRDWRKFYATIAQCNLAIAKLPGIPAQDERYSKTEMELDLAQVRYIRAFTYFYMVRVWGDVPLITEVGQGDFATLPRTPQNEVLEFAFNEATNAIAKLPWQFDGTHPEQTGNYRGQGISHWRSILATKGAGFTLQAHIRAWQKDYEGALAAIQVIRDNGSKTGYGTVSVTDLVSNAGTFRGRRNENIFQLDMNFDHAEISTTGQIENWTLRAPDVAKKEAEIYVTKDSILNIFPLASDLRLTTFFTDMGSMQPMFYKIKMLNDAVKNPTLRFFNSAIVVFRYEELLLLQAECQLRTGNFSGALTLLNDRRGNRNLTPVLNTVSEEQLLDEIFQERRRELIGEGWLWYDLVTFGKVPEFTGLSQADVDNGAIYWPVSRAALSLNPKLIQTNYWK
- a CDS encoding carbohydrate-binding protein produces the protein MKKFSFSIPLLAATMLAATFSCEKKNVEYRDMQPVREVNMSTYDFIKSANKGGLYDTLIYLLDKTGLADKLKAGNVTFFVPQDFSIRAAMYDVNFTREKRGDPGNWTVDSIRIGIWDTLLSRYMLEGRYDLDTLRYADGMNLVTPYGYEMNGKAIITTASGIEGGGSTVIQFSDKNESRIMKNWVMATTEAANLKTTSGIVHMLEPKHIFGFSSFSRMSYPPVRRPYFANPLPIPGHIELGYYDHGGEGLAYHDNEIAARGTSSFRKDEGVDLDNCSEGLYNTGYTNIGEWLRFTVQVNYAGRYRLYCKVASPNDHGRLRIEVDDVNVSGSMVVPKSGGYQNWRTLMVDNIQLTEGTKTIYHYLETGGYNAGRFAFIPMDRVPYNIQPHSIPGNIFATEFDFGLPNESYYDSDEGNKANGKAEHRVFEGPDCEKVNEMPGTYAISHGVKGEWLTYSVDVKQDGDYQIVFRTSGTGAAGKLRLEMDGTDITGTVAVPVTGAYGTYKDFNGPVVHLTAGRHILKYVNGDAGFNLYQIKFIAQ
- a CDS encoding DUF5007 domain-containing protein, which codes for MQKRTTRELRRLFFAAPLLALLAGVSGCYKNLIPDEKDHLSNNMNYTTETFVATLGENNAFINVFNADYSTQPLTFTIENVRSGDKSPAPQLRALVDTRQWKTWYSGNEKSIQEIYDKTFTAKRPILDIRENSGEIIFWNVDSLTVPYGVYYFDVRVKNNGGERLFSNLILDLRRPHPFEPYTHDDITGIQKPLTSGGVVKAHDTRNVRDYMQRVLPKDSVDVFFVKTGNAANTVSFRFFNRDSSVIPLTVFDVQRWDSMYYYSPMANTQVEFGFNRRFDTDSTIVTYDIPNPFPVLTDVSGGLDMATVYFDFKRVNFGRQELGFVALKFAILEPGEWTIAVKFRQTPKFEDD
- a CDS encoding SusC/RagA family TonB-linked outer membrane protein — encoded protein: MRIIYPKAVALCTVFLLFACGVALAQQKITIKGRVTDAQSHSGIPGVSIVDADLKKGLAVTDPNGNFTVTIELNKNLLFRFIGYEDRVLKASKAELNVSLSPAEKFLKESVIVGYQTRSKETVTGAVSMINRKDIQDVPVTNLEQLLQGKVAGMNIQNISGAPGFGGSINIRGISQLNISGGGDEAFLSSSNPLLVIDNVPVDYDGGIDQSMLQPGAATGPLSLLPPEDIESIEVFKDAQAASLYGSRGANGVIVITTRRGNSAVPIINLNNSIFLNTPPQLRPVQGGNLERDFRTYTILNHSEYDFLAKQQFANAQFLSDSLNGFYNNSTDWQGLFYQRTINSNNNLQISGGNTKMNYKANLSYQMNQGIIKNTGFNKYVANMQLNLMPTDRLRISGQLFAALGQKQRGNGGGLTGNGAGNAFTSSLLPGPSHFLEFPELRAYIENVDDNNTVNIRSYLSVDYELFKGLRLTSATSYDYYTDTRDRFNQAFSNNNQTMVYGYVSRRGELNTRNGLAYNFNSNRENTEKGHNVLLSAFTEANIKEREDHIRDMRNGPSDFYWGPRGYSPRFYPGNPWNNPDGHNVNGTSESATYHALSFAGVLSYNFRTKYNIDLSYRADGNSNSGTSSRYAINPSIGLRYNFTKESIFRDLNFIDYGSIRGSYGINSRPASTRVNSLGFYNIYSDYNNMPAIGPDWGIMPNPNLQSEKAYQYNFGFETSMFKGRVSLNYDTYFKETYNILQDQVLSDVTGYGRIQVNGGAIVNYGHEMVLTGRPFVSTKAGGFSWSVTVNGAIARSVITKLPGDMQMSRYNDGAPFYIDLARKVGRNPMSNYVFQTNGIYQYDTEVPVDPVRGVRYKTNRGNGVTYFQAGDPVWRDINGDYFLDDRDDNILSGNPEPLVTGGVSSTWSYKNFSLNVFASYLAKRTIVNTAMTARLMKMTQPANLEYSGEPGGGINIYDLELLDYWKNPGDQSKYPNIYYVWRNGQIRPFRADQSLWEEDGSYFKINQITLAYTFRDFNFMKRAKLRSLRAYATAFNVAIFSNYSGPNPESVSQLGRDNINGYPNARTYTAGITAEF
- a CDS encoding RagB/SusD family nutrient uptake outer membrane protein — encoded protein: MAGAGLSSCKDFLDVKPNDRFTGADYWRNANDARMGVNAAYSQLRDQYTKCIQYNFADFRPGNYDFWNKNNFRAIAQNDLRSSAITGTDGANVPRENWETWWKSIAAANLAVARIGGMNASQIGDIEKAQLIGEARFVRSYVYYCLVQNYGNVPFQFSPYELDMKPRISHVDILDSCIVDLRKAADALPVVYNDPTFRAVRATKGAALTLMAHMYMWQAGFDKPRAEELNRKAAAACKEVMDLKVYKLLPYEDELIDNIFKGRSEEGIWEISMDVNYGNITGNFISQWVLHQPIIASATNVYGGLGSEITIKREYLDILYPPGESDNRFTLWFDDPYNSVNPQSQMFLKYSSVSDPIARRYDANMIVFRYSGLLLLRAEALANTGDSDGARELLNEVRRRAQASEFVGIDGQVLKDAIFLERVRELWGEGHRWFDLVRTGRVTDISQCENALSQDEFDRGAWTWPIPIAAMRKNPKITQTAYWAQ
- a CDS encoding IPT/TIG domain-containing protein, producing MKSKIYQGMLALAMIAGVAACTKESVDSDGKNPYGDPVEASIIFAENSVNPAKGYVNDEVLVRGTGFLKHKDKLEILFNGEKAEILEVTDSAVKIKIPEMASSGAINAKVGDEFYFGPFFRVFGKLQVDTTFNSQRGANGLITYITAANDGKYVISGRFNDYDDAKKAGGVNRMARINANGTIDNNWEYGWQTGPQGDVYSSIYLPQEQKFLVAGSFNRYARTQNVYSIAKLNFNGTMDSSIIILPSQNTGITSSLAGGVRGVINNLHILPDEKILAVGDFRYYVKPDFNLTSTAGVDSMHLDSTFVQHIIKLHPDGVLDTSWNYDLNAHRGLPTVNGRIYKSHLLPDGKILIAGNFTTYKGQPAPRIARLNADGTLDNSFQPGSGADLLIYDLFVQTDGKIILAGGFSRFNGQLANRVTRLLPDGAVDPGFSVGAGPDGTKIDQIGVLPNGVILLTGTFRKFANLSRNNFIALNPDGSVHQTYNAIGGLRYATASDDGTVMEMMNVPGENAVILVGNFDTFDSRTANRIVKLKFE